The Latilactobacillus sakei subsp. sakei DSM 20017 = JCM 1157 genome includes a window with the following:
- a CDS encoding serine hydrolase domain-containing protein, with protein sequence MAKRKLVMIGSVVIILSVFLAGGYVVKEQIDQKAAQQEKIEKQTQQRKRQSEKAAMVKSESIQKQKAREKEATKPMPTVVADNALDQYFKQVNFSGTALIVKDNKIMLNKGYGTANEAAKKLNTPDTLYPIASTEKALIATGILQLNQQGKLKVTDPVAKYLPKFPNGQQIKLTDLLHHTSGIVGRNQDNQEKTSDQLLAEIIENGTKGQPGSWHYLDANYIVLVKILEKVSHQNYQDYLQNKIIKPSKMMHTGFMSAQYPQLANASIGYETKGGVKKAEMLPNFSQLYGVGDMYMTAMDMYRFDKALWTHKLINQQQTDLMFKPGSDSHYGMGMYNDPALIVNRGYLSGWSVSNGFSHGGRIYIVLFSNVKNDKTSLSKMNSDLYSKLVATI encoded by the coding sequence GTGGCGAAACGAAAATTAGTGATGATTGGCAGTGTTGTCATTATATTAAGTGTTTTTTTAGCGGGTGGCTATGTTGTTAAAGAGCAAATTGATCAGAAAGCAGCTCAACAAGAAAAAATCGAAAAACAAACGCAACAACGAAAACGTCAAAGTGAAAAAGCGGCGATGGTTAAATCTGAAAGTATTCAAAAACAAAAAGCGCGTGAAAAAGAAGCGACTAAGCCAATGCCAACGGTGGTTGCTGATAATGCGTTAGATCAATATTTTAAGCAAGTTAACTTTTCAGGAACAGCATTAATTGTTAAAGATAACAAAATTATGCTTAATAAAGGGTATGGCACAGCTAATGAAGCGGCCAAAAAATTAAATACACCGGACACGTTATATCCAATTGCGTCAACTGAAAAAGCACTGATCGCAACCGGTATTTTACAATTAAATCAACAAGGCAAGTTGAAGGTTACCGATCCAGTGGCGAAATATTTACCCAAATTTCCTAATGGTCAGCAGATTAAATTGACGGACTTACTGCATCATACTTCTGGCATTGTTGGACGTAATCAGGACAATCAAGAAAAGACCAGCGACCAATTATTAGCTGAGATTATTGAAAATGGGACTAAGGGCCAACCAGGCAGTTGGCACTATTTAGATGCTAACTATATTGTTTTGGTTAAGATTTTAGAAAAAGTGAGTCATCAAAATTACCAAGATTACTTACAAAATAAGATTATCAAACCAAGTAAAATGATGCATACTGGGTTTATGTCAGCGCAATACCCACAGTTAGCAAATGCCTCTATCGGGTATGAAACCAAAGGTGGTGTTAAAAAGGCTGAAATGTTACCGAATTTTAGCCAGCTCTATGGCGTTGGAGATATGTATATGACGGCTATGGATATGTACCGTTTTGATAAGGCACTTTGGACTCACAAATTAATTAACCAGCAGCAAACCGATTTAATGTTTAAACCGGGTAGTGATTCTCATTATGGGATGGGCATGTATAATGATCCGGCATTAATCGTCAATCGCGGCTATCTTTCTGGTTGGAGTGTTTCAAACGGCTTTAGTCATGGCGGCCGAATTTATATTGTATTATTCTCGAATGTTAAGAACGATAAAACGTCGTTAAGTAAGATGAATAGTGATTTATACAGTAAATTAGTGGCAACAATATAA
- a CDS encoding CHAP domain-containing protein produces the protein MSFKKVITSAIVMSMVAVSALNTVAANAATVDETQEAITNNKSETAKLLKDIATANADNIKLQQQITDNTTKIETTKTNIDQSTQKIATLKTQITSAKAEVQKRTTVLKAQLVALQKQTGDTVSGNVYFDFVLNSKDFSDLVARSFTVNKLNQASKSALEDVKAAKAEYSNLMTEQETTKSNLQSEKTSLEAQQTDLKAMKAKSDQQQDALNQKVNDNKATLEALQTQYDEAASALKVANDTKAKETKVVKTAVSTKDTSDKAEATSTSNDSKASTSSKIENKTSDNSESKKSNDDSDSQGDGSTHGNVAGNSYAWGQCTWYVKQVAPWAGNNWGNGGQWGASASAAGFRVDHTPSAGAIIVFVPGQSVGGQWTADPTYGHVGYVQSVSGSSVTITQGGMGFANAAGPNTATLSDGGSYMYIHR, from the coding sequence ATGTCTTTCAAAAAAGTAATCACAAGTGCAATTGTAATGAGTATGGTAGCCGTTTCAGCACTAAACACAGTCGCAGCTAATGCAGCAACAGTTGATGAAACACAAGAAGCCATTACAAATAATAAAAGTGAAACAGCCAAATTATTAAAGGATATTGCAACAGCCAATGCTGATAATATCAAACTACAACAACAAATCACTGATAACACAACTAAAATTGAAACGACTAAAACAAATATTGATCAATCAACACAAAAAATCGCAACCTTAAAAACACAAATCACAAGCGCAAAAGCTGAAGTTCAAAAAAGAACGACAGTGCTTAAGGCCCAACTTGTTGCATTACAAAAACAAACAGGGGACACTGTCAGTGGCAATGTTTACTTTGATTTTGTCTTAAACTCAAAAGACTTTTCTGATCTTGTTGCAAGATCATTCACAGTCAATAAGTTGAACCAAGCAAGTAAATCAGCACTAGAAGATGTTAAAGCAGCTAAAGCAGAATACTCAAATTTAATGACAGAACAAGAAACAACTAAATCTAATTTACAATCTGAAAAAACAAGTCTTGAAGCACAACAAACTGATTTGAAGGCCATGAAGGCTAAATCAGATCAACAACAAGATGCATTAAACCAAAAGGTTAATGACAATAAGGCAACATTAGAAGCGCTACAAACACAATATGATGAAGCTGCTTCTGCTTTAAAAGTTGCTAACGATACTAAGGCTAAAGAAACAAAAGTAGTAAAGACTGCTGTTTCTACTAAAGATACTTCAGATAAAGCAGAAGCAACAAGTACTTCAAACGATAGCAAAGCAAGCACTTCAAGTAAAATTGAAAATAAAACAAGCGACAATAGTGAATCAAAGAAATCTAATGACGATAGTGATAGCCAAGGCGACGGTAGCACACATGGTAACGTTGCTGGCAACTCATACGCATGGGGTCAATGTACTTGGTATGTTAAGCAAGTTGCACCTTGGGCTGGTAATAACTGGGGTAATGGCGGTCAATGGGGTGCTTCTGCATCAGCAGCTGGCTTCCGTGTCGATCATACACCATCAGCCGGTGCAATCATTGTCTTTGTACCTGGTCAATCTGTAGGTGGTCAATGGACTGCTGATCCTACGTACGGTCACGTTGGGTATGTTCAATCAGTTAGTGGCAGCAGTGTCACAATTACGCAAGGCGGGATGGGTTTTGCTAACGCAGCTGGCCCAAATACTGCAACACTTTCAGATGGCGGCAGTTACATGTATATTCACCGTTAA
- a CDS encoding acyltransferase family protein, whose protein sequence is MGSIKKARIRWFSLIRIFGLGMVLYYHYFKTRYAGGFVGVDVFFTFSGYLITALFIDEFIRRDKVKLWAFYRRRFNRIFPPLLLMVLIAVPLSLIANPDLRTNLTKQITATLSFTTNFYEISTGGSYETNFIPHLFVHTWSLAVEMHFYLIWGLIVYLVSRTVKSAKYFRTAIFSVSFVLFAVSFLSMFTQIKGLSEYSPIYFSSLTHGYPFFVGAMIGSFCGVGQSAQGFNQLTSHLAWKTPLIGFVVSALLLFGLGTRMKFDQASTYAYGILLGSLITGCLIIFARLLHDKAPNVAEPRFITYLADISYAMYLFHWPLYIIFLSYFNNNIKAVVAALIGSVIFSTLSYYYIEPLLMGKPVAYQKAVGGPLLFAMVILGVVTANYAVDAPHMSSLEQHLWVGNLYQDADQIQAVHAKVSQPKQTVPVSQTNYNVPQGISIIGDSVTLGARSYLLEHVKNSDINAEGNRRMDQAYDVLMNQQNNNQLREYVVICIGTNAFPDFKEQIDKIIHDLKKGHRLIFMTPYDGHADATYDSTKIAVYERTLPAKYPFITVTDWNKIAASHPEVFEGTDGTHFGGIEKGNILYTKGINDAIKTAGKKTVKA, encoded by the coding sequence ATGGGAAGTATCAAGAAAGCAAGAATTAGATGGTTTAGTTTAATTCGCATTTTTGGCCTAGGGATGGTTTTATACTATCACTATTTTAAAACAAGATATGCCGGTGGCTTTGTTGGGGTTGATGTCTTTTTTACCTTTTCAGGTTACTTAATCACAGCACTATTTATTGATGAATTTATCCGGCGCGATAAAGTGAAACTATGGGCATTTTATCGGCGTCGGTTTAACCGGATTTTTCCGCCATTATTATTAATGGTTCTAATCGCGGTGCCACTGTCTTTAATTGCGAATCCGGATTTAAGAACGAACTTAACGAAACAAATTACCGCCACTTTAAGTTTTACGACGAATTTTTATGAAATTAGTACAGGTGGCAGCTATGAAACTAATTTCATTCCGCACTTATTTGTGCATACTTGGTCATTAGCAGTTGAAATGCATTTTTATTTAATTTGGGGCTTAATTGTCTATCTTGTTTCAAGAACTGTCAAAAGTGCGAAGTATTTCAGAACGGCTATCTTCAGTGTTTCGTTTGTTTTATTTGCCGTTAGCTTTCTATCAATGTTTACGCAAATTAAAGGTTTATCTGAATATTCACCAATTTATTTCTCAAGTTTAACGCATGGTTATCCATTCTTTGTCGGTGCGATGATTGGGAGCTTTTGTGGGGTTGGTCAATCAGCACAAGGCTTTAATCAATTAACGAGTCACTTGGCCTGGAAGACACCATTAATTGGTTTCGTGGTCAGTGCGTTGTTATTATTTGGTTTAGGAACGCGTATGAAGTTTGATCAAGCTAGTACGTATGCTTATGGCATCTTACTAGGGAGTTTAATCACAGGATGTCTCATTATTTTTGCACGTCTATTGCATGATAAAGCACCCAACGTGGCTGAACCACGCTTCATTACTTATCTAGCGGATATTAGCTATGCAATGTATCTTTTCCACTGGCCATTGTACATTATCTTTTTAAGTTACTTTAACAATAATATTAAAGCAGTCGTGGCGGCCTTAATTGGCTCGGTTATTTTCTCAACACTGTCTTATTATTACATCGAACCGCTTTTGATGGGCAAACCAGTTGCTTACCAAAAGGCGGTCGGTGGTCCGTTGTTGTTTGCGATGGTGATTTTAGGTGTGGTGACAGCCAACTATGCAGTTGACGCACCACATATGTCTTCTTTGGAACAACATCTCTGGGTCGGTAATCTTTATCAGGACGCTGATCAAATTCAGGCGGTTCACGCTAAGGTTAGTCAACCCAAACAAACGGTGCCAGTTAGCCAAACTAACTATAATGTGCCCCAAGGCATTAGTATTATCGGTGACAGTGTCACATTAGGCGCACGGAGTTACTTATTAGAACACGTTAAAAATAGTGACATTAACGCTGAAGGTAACCGTCGAATGGACCAGGCGTATGACGTATTGATGAATCAACAAAACAATAATCAATTGCGAGAATATGTCGTGATCTGTATCGGGACGAATGCTTTTCCAGATTTCAAAGAACAAATCGATAAGATTATTCATGATTTGAAAAAAGGACATCGTCTAATTTTTATGACCCCTTACGATGGTCATGCGGATGCGACTTATGATAGTACCAAAATCGCAGTCTATGAACGGACGTTACCGGCTAAATACCCATTTATCACGGTGACGGATTGGAATAAGATTGCTGCTAGCCATCCAGAAGTTTTTGAAGGCACTGATGGGACGCATTTCGGTGGCATTGAAAAAGGCAATATTTTATATACTAAGGGCATTAATGATGCCATTAAGACGGCTGGTAAGAAGACCGTTAAAGCATAA
- a CDS encoding acyl-CoA thioesterase: MTETITCRQTLSISNHRVFASDLNEHETVYGGRLLELLDGAASIAASRLARVETVTASIDQLNFIAPFKLQDSLCIESYVVGVGHRSIEVFTKIIGEHLQTGERFLGLTAFLTFVTTEKTPNLPEIAPTTAEEEFICAGYSQRKVQRLANFKNQQAFNQQINLDYPWDY, translated from the coding sequence ATGACAGAAACAATCACTTGTCGACAAACCTTATCAATTAGCAATCATCGAGTGTTTGCGAGCGATTTAAACGAACACGAGACGGTCTATGGTGGGCGACTATTGGAATTACTAGATGGCGCGGCGTCAATTGCGGCGAGCCGCTTAGCCCGTGTTGAAACCGTGACGGCCAGTATTGACCAATTAAATTTTATTGCGCCGTTTAAATTACAGGATTCGTTGTGTATCGAAAGTTACGTCGTTGGTGTTGGTCACCGCTCAATTGAAGTTTTTACAAAAATTATTGGTGAACATCTACAAACTGGGGAGCGTTTCTTAGGTTTGACGGCTTTTTTAACCTTTGTCACGACGGAAAAAACGCCGAACTTACCAGAGATTGCACCAACGACGGCAGAGGAAGAATTTATCTGTGCGGGTTATAGCCAAAGAAAAGTACAGCGCTTAGCTAATTTTAAAAATCAACAAGCCTTTAATCAACAAATTAATCTCGATTATCCATGGGATTATTAA
- a CDS encoding Xaa-Pro dipeptidyl-peptidase, which yields MKLNQFARLTTTYSEQIKALQRIKLLDEGYEALSVQALAQQIFARFFPEAHSKTAQNEQMQKIQATASLNLADYLAGISTSFDQRTFYNIALQLLGFKVTTDFQFNHPRRFMAKVGIPYVDQPVLTQELFLEAVYLLLTTRSQNGLLYLDCLANRGFFAHWQKATAPEFLIFNGKTQPVFDTQNFIREVVYVESSLDTDLDGHLDLLETTIFRPKETEKGLRVPVLYTASPYYKGTNDVDADLHNVDVPIQAKAAIQPNLADLKTGTNQSVPAAREPLGETTETELEAADDSNYLLNDYFLARGFATVYAGGIGTRGSDGMRTCGSPEETASTTAIIEWLAGNRRAYTNKTDRIEIKAWWCNQKVAMTGKSYLGTLATAAATTGVEGLKTVIAEAAISSWYDYYRENGLVVAPVDCQGEDADVLAKLCQTREMDAADHAKSGALFEEQLTALREGQDRITGNYNAFWAERNYRDNVQKINCDVVLVHGLNDWNVKLQNAGALWDDLRQLPIEKKLFLHQGQHIYMNNIQSIDFTDMMNLWLSYQLLDIDNHAPEILPTVTIQDNTQEATWHTQDDWLNPKNPRQTYFLNDPEHLGLDQTPTTPVADFSDDGVAVFKKQHLSEAAWQDQLLAPQSDFTQNRLLLLSPAQSKQLVIDGRVQLKTKVAVNTDRGLLSVMLVDYGLFSRLGTTPAILAAKGQQLGYHWRYDDLKEFKLGALSPYQLITKGHLNLQNRHNSYQTETVDAGTFYEVQLDLQPTHYHLAAGHQLGLVIYATDMGMTLREEQQNQYQVDLGASRLVIPTLD from the coding sequence ATGAAATTAAATCAGTTTGCACGGTTAACAACCACTTATTCGGAACAAATAAAGGCCTTACAACGGATTAAGCTCCTTGATGAAGGTTATGAAGCATTGTCAGTTCAAGCGTTAGCACAACAAATATTCGCACGGTTCTTCCCAGAGGCCCACTCAAAAACGGCTCAAAATGAACAAATGCAAAAAATTCAGGCGACGGCTAGTTTAAACTTAGCCGATTATTTGGCAGGCATTTCAACATCGTTTGATCAGCGGACGTTTTATAATATTGCATTGCAGTTGCTAGGGTTTAAGGTGACAACTGATTTTCAATTTAATCACCCTCGGCGATTCATGGCAAAAGTCGGGATACCCTATGTTGATCAACCGGTATTAACCCAAGAACTCTTTTTAGAAGCTGTCTACCTCTTATTAACGACCCGCAGTCAAAACGGGTTGCTTTATTTAGATTGTTTGGCTAATCGTGGTTTCTTTGCGCATTGGCAAAAGGCGACCGCACCCGAGTTCTTAATCTTTAATGGTAAAACCCAACCGGTTTTTGATACGCAAAACTTTATTCGTGAAGTGGTTTATGTTGAATCAAGTTTGGATACCGATTTAGATGGGCATCTTGACTTGCTCGAAACGACAATCTTTAGACCTAAGGAAACTGAAAAAGGCCTACGTGTACCGGTCTTATATACTGCCAGTCCTTATTACAAAGGCACTAATGATGTCGATGCCGATCTACACAACGTTGATGTGCCTATTCAAGCTAAGGCGGCCATTCAACCTAACTTGGCGGATTTGAAGACTGGGACCAATCAATCTGTACCAGCTGCTAGAGAACCACTCGGAGAAACGACTGAAACGGAATTAGAAGCCGCTGATGATAGTAACTACCTGTTAAATGATTATTTCTTAGCACGGGGGTTTGCGACGGTTTATGCTGGCGGTATCGGGACTCGGGGTTCAGATGGCATGCGGACGTGTGGCTCACCAGAAGAAACAGCCTCAACCACCGCGATTATTGAATGGTTAGCGGGTAATCGTCGTGCTTATACTAACAAAACAGATCGGATTGAAATTAAGGCTTGGTGGTGTAATCAAAAAGTCGCTATGACTGGGAAGTCTTATTTAGGGACGTTGGCGACTGCGGCCGCGACAACCGGTGTTGAAGGATTGAAAACTGTGATTGCGGAAGCAGCCATCTCCAGTTGGTATGATTACTACCGTGAAAATGGCTTAGTAGTGGCCCCTGTTGATTGCCAAGGTGAAGATGCAGATGTTTTAGCGAAACTCTGTCAAACTAGAGAGATGGATGCAGCAGATCACGCTAAATCCGGCGCACTTTTTGAAGAGCAGTTAACAGCTTTACGAGAAGGTCAAGATCGGATTACAGGGAATTACAACGCCTTTTGGGCCGAACGTAATTACCGGGATAATGTTCAAAAAATCAATTGTGATGTCGTTTTAGTCCATGGTTTAAATGATTGGAACGTTAAATTACAAAATGCCGGCGCACTGTGGGATGACTTACGGCAACTACCAATCGAAAAGAAACTCTTTTTACACCAAGGACAACATATCTATATGAATAATATCCAATCGATTGATTTTACAGATATGATGAACCTATGGTTGAGTTATCAGTTGTTAGATATCGATAATCATGCACCAGAAATCTTACCAACGGTGACAATTCAAGATAATACGCAAGAAGCGACCTGGCATACCCAAGATGATTGGTTAAACCCTAAGAATCCACGTCAAACTTATTTCTTAAATGATCCAGAACATCTAGGGTTAGATCAAACGCCAACGACCCCTGTAGCAGATTTCAGCGATGATGGTGTTGCCGTGTTTAAAAAACAGCATCTCAGTGAGGCTGCTTGGCAGGATCAATTATTAGCACCACAATCTGACTTTACGCAAAATCGCTTATTATTGTTGTCACCGGCGCAATCGAAGCAATTGGTGATTGATGGGCGGGTACAGTTGAAAACGAAAGTTGCGGTCAATACCGATCGTGGTTTGTTGAGTGTTATGTTGGTTGATTACGGTTTATTTAGCCGCTTAGGCACAACACCAGCTATTTTGGCCGCTAAAGGGCAACAATTAGGTTATCACTGGCGCTATGATGATTTGAAGGAATTCAAATTAGGCGCACTTAGTCCTTATCAATTGATCACTAAGGGCCATCTCAATTTACAGAATCGTCACAATAGCTATCAAACCGAGACAGTCGATGCAGGTACTTTTTATGAGGTGCAACTAGACTTACAACCAACGCATTACCATTTAGCAGCAGGACATCAATTAGGTTTGGTAATCTATGCGACTGATATGGGGATGACCTTGCGGGAAGAACAACAAAACCAATACCAAGTGGATCTAGGTGCGAGTCGCTTAGTAATTCCTACCTTGGATTAA
- a CDS encoding universal stress protein: MSTTYQKILVGVDGSDMANKAFMEAVEIAKRNNAELFVARIVPNDIFVSPDASMYAKVTALEKDRVKSQLAANVRYAHNHGLEKITPILEVASPKKEIAIRIPEEFGIDLIVLGITGKGAIERMLVGSVAQYVSSHAKANVLLVK, from the coding sequence ATGTCAACAACATATCAAAAAATCCTTGTCGGTGTCGACGGTTCCGATATGGCTAATAAAGCTTTTATGGAAGCTGTTGAAATTGCTAAAAGAAATAACGCTGAATTATTTGTCGCCCGAATTGTCCCGAATGATATTTTCGTCTCGCCAGATGCGAGTATGTACGCCAAGGTGACCGCTTTGGAGAAAGATCGGGTAAAATCTCAACTCGCCGCTAACGTGCGTTACGCGCACAACCACGGCCTTGAAAAGATTACCCCAATTCTAGAAGTTGCTTCTCCTAAAAAAGAAATTGCGATTCGCATCCCTGAGGAATTTGGCATTGACCTCATCGTCTTAGGGATTACCGGTAAAGGCGCTATTGAACGAATGCTAGTCGGTTCGGTCGCCCAATACGTCAGCAGCCACGCTAAAGCTAACGTTTTGTTGGTGAAATAA
- a CDS encoding DUF1700 domain-containing protein: MTKNDFIKDLAAALTSYGVSDAANTIDYYDELIDDRIEGGETEAAVIASLETPHQIASQLADQFQPTQVQHKRMSPVLLVTLVVLLVLGSPLWGSLLLTAIVLLAVGYLLLWIGPFIGGTLAVASIIGGAVSLVFSCFVTLNEGAVVGMMQLGISFAMVGVGILIGGLTWYFSKYIVQFSIGLTRWLIRKSKRQSKAVA; encoded by the coding sequence ATGACTAAAAATGACTTTATCAAAGACTTAGCAGCTGCTTTAACAAGCTATGGTGTGAGTGATGCTGCCAATACAATTGATTATTACGATGAATTGATTGATGATCGTATTGAAGGCGGTGAAACTGAGGCGGCCGTAATTGCTAGTTTAGAGACACCTCATCAAATCGCTAGTCAATTAGCAGATCAGTTTCAACCAACACAGGTTCAACACAAAAGAATGTCGCCGGTATTGTTAGTAACGTTGGTCGTGTTGTTGGTGTTGGGTTCGCCACTTTGGGGTAGTTTGTTGTTAACCGCAATTGTTTTACTCGCGGTTGGTTATTTATTACTATGGATTGGGCCTTTTATCGGTGGTACGCTGGCGGTTGCTAGCATCATTGGTGGGGCCGTTAGCTTAGTTTTTTCATGTTTTGTCACGTTAAACGAAGGCGCAGTAGTCGGCATGATGCAACTTGGTATTAGTTTTGCGATGGTGGGTGTTGGCATCTTAATCGGCGGTTTAACGTGGTATTTTTCGAAATATATTGTGCAATTTTCAATCGGCTTAACACGGTGGTTGATTCGGAAAAGTAAAAGACAATCAAAGGCGGTGGCATAG
- a CDS encoding PadR family transcriptional regulator has protein sequence MNAQLKKGLLEFCVLATLKKADSYGYQIIKDTSSVIEISDSTLYPILKRLEKQEQIESYQVAHNGRLRKYFHLTPIGAAAIEQFLNEWTQVTAIYEYIKGEA, from the coding sequence ATGAACGCGCAATTAAAGAAGGGGTTGTTAGAATTTTGTGTTTTAGCAACGCTTAAAAAAGCCGATTCGTATGGCTATCAGATTATTAAAGATACTTCAAGCGTCATTGAAATCTCTGATTCAACTTTGTATCCCATCTTAAAACGGCTCGAAAAACAAGAACAGATTGAAAGTTATCAGGTAGCTCATAACGGACGTTTACGGAAATATTTCCATCTAACACCGATTGGGGCGGCTGCGATTGAACAGTTTTTAAATGAATGGACGCAAGTAACAGCAATCTATGAGTATATTAAAGGAGAAGCATAA
- a CDS encoding Bax inhibitor-1/YccA family protein: MDGRRVVNVDSESRFFSKVYGLMALGVGISALVAVLLVTVFASQTVAILSNSNTWMVWGLMIVEMILVVQISRKATKNPSASMMMFIAYALLNGLTFTVILLAYNIGQIGAAFISSALVFVAMSAYGRMTKNNLSGFGKFAMMGLIGIIIVTIVNAFMGSAAIEYFLSYAMLIVFIILTAWDNQKLSLLYRQYGSTGEVSISGLAVMGALTLYLDFVNLFITMLQIFGFGNRD, translated from the coding sequence ATGGATGGAAGACGCGTTGTCAATGTCGATAGCGAATCACGATTTTTTAGTAAAGTATACGGATTAATGGCTTTAGGTGTTGGTATTTCGGCCCTCGTTGCTGTTTTACTAGTCACAGTTTTTGCAAGTCAAACCGTAGCCATTTTAAGCAATAGTAATACTTGGATGGTCTGGGGATTAATGATTGTTGAGATGATTTTGGTCGTTCAGATCAGTCGCAAAGCAACCAAGAATCCGTCAGCATCAATGATGATGTTTATTGCTTACGCCCTGTTGAACGGATTAACGTTTACGGTAATCTTGTTAGCGTATAACATCGGTCAGATTGGCGCCGCATTTATTTCAAGTGCGTTAGTCTTTGTCGCGATGTCAGCTTATGGCCGGATGACGAAGAATAACTTAAGTGGTTTTGGGAAGTTTGCCATGATGGGCTTGATTGGGATTATTATTGTAACCATCGTCAATGCTTTCATGGGCTCAGCTGCAATTGAGTACTTCTTATCTTACGCGATGTTAATTGTCTTCATTATTTTAACAGCCTGGGATAACCAAAAACTAAGCTTGTTATATCGTCAATACGGGTCAACTGGGGAAGTTTCAATCTCAGGATTAGCCGTGATGGGTGCTTTAACGCTTTATCTAGATTTCGTTAACTTATTTATTACAATGCTCCAAATCTTTGGTTTCGGTAATCGAGACTAA
- the murC gene encoding UDP-N-acetylmuramate--L-alanine ligase, with amino-acid sequence MTSETVYHFVGIKGSGMSALALVLNDLGYQVQGSDIDQYTFTQRDLEKADIKILPFSADNLHEGLTVIAGNAFQDDQIEIKTALEMGLPVVRYHQFLGELLKNYTSIGVAGAHGKTSTSGLLAHVLSGVAKTSFLVGDGTGKGIKDAQFFAFEADEYRRHFLAYSPDYLIMTNIDFDHPDYYTGIEDVFDAFQSEAYKVQKGIFAWGDDPELRKLKSNAPIYYYGTKSNDDFQARNIQRTVEGSEFDAYYHDENIGHYHVPLYGEHNVLNSLAVIAVSYLEKIDGREVARELADFKGVKRRFTEKKVADVTIIDDYAHHPSEIKATLDAARQKYPDRQIVAVFQPHTFTRTIALMDDFAASLNLADEVFLTDIFSSAREKSGKVSSADLGAKITKGGRVLKLDNMSPLLDFEQPVVVFMGAGDVQKYEYAYEELLSNLSPKDN; translated from the coding sequence ATAACAAGTGAAACGGTTTACCACTTTGTGGGCATTAAAGGATCAGGGATGAGTGCTTTAGCGCTCGTATTAAATGATTTAGGCTATCAAGTACAAGGCTCAGATATCGACCAATATACCTTTACACAACGGGATTTAGAGAAAGCAGACATTAAGATTTTACCTTTCTCAGCCGATAACCTTCACGAAGGCTTAACGGTAATTGCCGGCAATGCTTTCCAAGATGATCAAATTGAAATTAAGACAGCGCTCGAAATGGGCTTGCCAGTTGTGCGTTATCACCAATTCTTAGGCGAACTCTTAAAAAATTATACAAGTATCGGTGTTGCTGGTGCGCATGGTAAAACAAGTACGAGTGGGTTACTAGCACACGTTTTAAGTGGCGTTGCCAAAACAAGTTTCTTAGTTGGTGATGGGACAGGTAAGGGCATCAAGGATGCACAATTCTTCGCTTTTGAAGCGGATGAATATCGTCGTCATTTCTTAGCTTACTCACCAGATTATTTAATCATGACCAACATCGACTTTGATCACCCTGATTATTATACGGGGATCGAAGATGTTTTCGATGCTTTCCAATCAGAAGCTTACAAGGTTCAAAAAGGGATTTTTGCCTGGGGCGACGATCCAGAATTAAGAAAACTAAAATCAAACGCACCAATTTATTACTATGGCACTAAATCAAATGATGATTTCCAAGCGCGCAATATTCAACGGACTGTTGAAGGATCAGAATTTGATGCTTATTATCACGATGAAAATATCGGACATTACCACGTGCCATTATACGGCGAACACAACGTACTCAATAGTTTAGCTGTCATTGCCGTTAGTTACCTCGAAAAAATTGATGGTCGTGAAGTTGCACGTGAATTGGCAGATTTCAAGGGTGTTAAACGTCGCTTTACTGAAAAGAAAGTCGCAGACGTTACCATTATTGATGACTATGCACATCATCCATCAGAAATTAAAGCCACTTTGGATGCAGCCCGTCAAAAATATCCAGATCGTCAAATCGTAGCGGTGTTCCAACCCCATACATTTACACGGACGATTGCATTAATGGATGATTTTGCAGCTAGTTTAAACCTCGCGGATGAAGTTTTCTTAACAGATATCTTCAGTTCTGCTCGTGAAAAATCAGGTAAGGTTTCAAGTGCTGATTTAGGTGCTAAGATTACTAAGGGTGGTCGGGTCCTTAAATTGGATAATATGTCACCATTATTAGATTTTGAACAACCAGTAGTCGTCTTCATGGGTGCCGGCGATGTTCAAAAATATGAATATGCTTACGAAGAATTATTAAGCAACTTAAGTCCTAAGGATAATTAA